CAGAAAGGGGATGGAGCCCGGATCTCCGCGTCCTGGTGGTGCATGTGATATTCGGGTCCCTTGAGTGGCTCCGGTCCTGGGGGGTCCCGTCCCCCCCCAAGTGACATGATGATGGGTCAGCACAGAGCTGGTACAAACCCGTCCCCCTCCCGCTTCCTGCAATTGTGCAACTGATTCGGGGTGTGAGGCTGCCCCCTGATTTTGTTGGGGTGGCGAAAAGCACCGGGTTGGAGAATATGGGGGGGACGGACGCTTCCCCCTTTCTCCGTTCCCTCCCCAGGACCCCAgtctctgcgccccccccccagggtgggCCGGGGACCTGCTGCTCCTGTACTGGgacccctctgcaccccctcttTTCTGTAGTGTCTGCAGAACTTTGTACTggtaggggagggaggggctcgTCCGGGCGGATTCTGGCACAGGGCCGGGCCCAGGTGCCGTGGGGCGCGGTGCCGGGTTGTATCCGGGCAGGGGCTGTTACAAGTAGGGCTGGGGTTTGCCAAAGCCCGTAACATCCATggggaacccctcccccccatatccTGTCTcctcccggactcctgggttctctccctggctctgggaggggagtgggggctggtggttagagcggggggggggggctgggagccaggactcctgggttctctccccagctctgggaggggagtgggggctggtgggttagagcagggggggctgggagccaggactcctgggttctctccccggctctgggaggagagtgggggctggtgggttagagcagggggggctgagagccaggactcctgggttctgtccccggcactgggaggagagtgggggctggggggttagagcaggggggctgggagccaggactcctgggttctctccccagctctgggaggggagtgggggctggtggttagagcagggggggctgggagccaggactcctgggttctgtccccggcactgggaggagagtgggggctggtgggttagagcaggggggggctgggagccaggactcctgggttctctccccggctctgggaggggagtgggggctgggagccaggcctctCTCTCTATCCCCTGGGCTTAGGGACAGaggttgggggaggaaggggtttcaaacctcaagcccccccccccccgattacGGGGGTGTCCGTTTCCTATGGaaactgaggggggagggggcagaccaGTGGGGGGAGCTCGgtgcggcggggggggcggggctgggaggccGATGATCGAGAATGCGGAAGGGCCTGGTCTGGCCCAGCCCCTGAAAATAAGGATCttggtgggggggctgctgagtCAGGAAGCTCTCAAGAAGGGGAAGTTTGGGGGGGGGTGAACACGGCTCAGCCCATCTGTCCCCTAGAGGGAAAGGGTGAAATTGGGGAGCCAGTTCTCCCCCCACAAAGTGCCTCTGGTTCTGCTGCCCCTTCATGACGAGTGTGGATCCAGACTCTGCCCCAGGGGGgccagtcccccaccccacccccctcggCATGGGTGGATTGTGCCCAGAtgaggaactggggggggggcaggtgtttTCTGGTGGAGAATAGATATGGGGGGGGGCTTGTTAGGGCAGACAGCTGTTCTGggcccagctgctgcccccacccccaccccaggggaagcaggtgctgggaggcgagtaggggctggtgggtcagagcagggggggctgggagcccggactcctgggttctctccccggctctgggaggggagtgggggctggtgggttagagcaggagggctgggagccaggactcctgggttctctccctggctctgggaggggagtgggggctggtgggttagagcaggggggctgggagcccggactcctgggttctctccctggtgccAGAAGAGGCATGGGGTTTGTGGGGGGTAGGGCTCCCCTAGCCTGTCCAGCGTGACCCCtgacctcttccctcccccccccccagccggcggaggTGAACGTGCTGATGTCCAAGGACCGTAGCGGCCTGTTCGTCAACGGGGTGACGCTGGGGGGCCAGAAGTGCTCGGTGATCCGGGACAGCCTGCACGTGGACGGGGAGAACACCATGGACTTGCGCACCAAGAGCACGGGCGGGGCCCCCACCTTCAACATTACAGCCTGCATGACCAACAAGAGTGAgtgccggacgcctgggtcctcgcCCTGCCCCCGGCGGGGGGTGCTGggaatgggagccaggactcctgggttctcccccggctctggggaggggagtgggggctggtgggttagagcagggggggctgggagccaggactcctgggttctcccccagctctgggaggggagtgggggctggtgggttagagcaggggggctgggagccaggactcctgggttctctccccggctctgggaggggagtgggggctggtgggttagagcaggggggctgggagccaggactcctgggttctctccctggctctgggaggggagtgggggctggtgggtcagagcagcggggctgggagccaggactgtcTGGCcctcgcttccccccccccaccccaaagccagCAGGGCTGCGTTCCctcccagcagctgctgcctgcacAGCTGGAGGCCTGACCCCTTTCCCTGCGGCGGGGCCCACAGCAGCTGGCCCCGGATCCCTGGATAACTGGCCTGGCTTCATGAacagctgcgggggtggggggtgacagcaggactcctgggttctctccccggctctgggaggggagtgggggctggtgggtcagagcagggggggctgggagccaggactcctgggttctctccccagctctgggaggggagtgggggctggtgggtcagagcagggggggccgggagccaggactcctgggttctctccccagctctgggaggggagtgggggctggggggttagagcaggccatgctgggggccaggactcctgggttccctgtaGATGCTGGGGTAGGGGTTACCTGACTGGATCAGATCCCAGGGGCCCATCCGGCCTCTGCCATGAGACCAGTGTCTTCCTCCATCCCCGgcgtgtggtggggagggggcagcgggtaGCCTGGGGGGCCCCTCAcccctcttttctctctctctcccccctgcagcGATAGTGCTGGTCATGGGCAAAGAGGGCATTCACGGGGGCTGCGTGAACAAGAAATGCTTCGAGATGGCCAGTCACTTGCGACGTTCGCAGTATTGACGCCGGCCCGGCCCTCCGCTGCGGTACTACTGATGCCCACGCTGCCTGGgaccacccgccccccccccccaccgccgggGCGCACCCCgccctggggcctggagcagcccccccATTCCTCGCTTTCGGATCGCGACTCCGGCCCGCCCCGTCTCTCCGCCACTTTTTCTATCACAAAAATCCTCTTCGTTGCTGCCAAatttttttctggttttaaaaaagaaaaaaaaagttgtaggttttttttttgggggggggggaggagggtaaggggggaaaaaaactataTTGGAACgaaagaaataaaaaggaaatttgAATAATTCTCAAGGCGCATCTGTGTCTAGTGTCCACTCCGGGagtgctcaggactcctgggttctctccctggctctgggaggggagtgggggctggtgggttagagcagtggggctgggagccaggactcctgggttctctccctggctctgggaggggagtgggggctggtgggttagagcggggatggggggagccaggactcctgggttctctcccctgctggggaaGGGTTGCCTAGTCAGAgctcagctgggggcaggggggagggtgcagcctgggagacacccccccccccccagggcacacACACTCCTGGCTGGCTGGAGAGACGCACACAGTCGCACACCCTTAGTACACAGCAGTGCCTGAGTCATGGTGCAGGGAGGGGCGTGAACAGCTGGCCAGGGACCTGCCCGAGCTCTGGCCCCAGGGATCctgccttggggtgggggggctcccaCCTGTGCTCCTgtctgggttttgggggggggtctgagccctggccccagtgcaatGGGGTACCCAGGACTGGCTTCCTGCCCATCCATCCCTGCAGGGAGATGGAGGGGATCTCTAGGGCAGGCAGGCCTTGGGGtcgggtgctgggctggggggggtcaggacacctgggttctattcctgatccCTGAGGGGAAGGCCTGGGGGGCCGGTTTCCCCCTCCCAGCTGTACTTGaggcagggggtgagctgcaAAGCAGCAGATGTGGGCTGGGAGGGGGTCTCTGCTGTGCCTGGCATGGGGGGCAGCTGAGCCACTCCAGATCTTCCCGGGAAGAAAAACCAcggcccccccagcaccagccctgcGCCCGCTGCCACCTGCCCTCGTCCCACCCGGTGCCCCCCAAGTCTGGGGGAACAGGGGTTACGTACAGCGCACACCCCACCATGTCCCGGCCCCCTGCCCAGCGCACGCCCCCCCAAAGAGGCACCGGTCCATTCAGGGCAAGTCTCTTTTATTCAAAGCTCTGCCCTGACCCGCCAGGCCTCCCCTGGGGGCTGCGGACCCCTGGGCGACCCACagctccccccgcagccccaccccaccatcggttaaaaaaaaagcagcctaGGAATGagctccaggaccccaccccaccccaggggttATGGGTCGtagtgtgactggggcagggacagacaaGGCGTTAGTGGGCCCCCCGGGGGGGGCTGAAAGCACAGACACAAGGTGGGCAGTGGCACCCCCTATTTTGGTCCAGGAGGCTGTACAGCAAAGGGGGGGACCATGCTGCACCCCTAGGTTTTTAAGCTACGCCTGTAACTCCAAAGCAGGAGCCGGGGTCGGGCTGGCCACCAGGGCGGAGGAGAACCAGTTGGACCGGCTCTCAGGTTAAAGGGGGGTACggggggggcccctgcaggagtggggcccctgccccccgctAGCCTCCGAACCGGGTGGGAGCCACTGGGGGCAAGGAGGGGTCTGGCTTTGGGCCCACCCGGCCTTCAGCAGGACAGACACGGGACTCAGGCTGAGTCAATACCCTATGGGGTGAGGGGTGAACCCCCCCAGAGGTGGGAGCCACGGGCAGGCAGCAGGTAGCCGCTGCTCCCAGGTCGCAGCCACAGGCTTCTAGCCGGGGCGACAAGCGGGCAAGTCAGCCCCATTTCTCTGGCCAAGCCCAGAGAGCACTGGGCCCCCGACTTCATGGCGTGGCTCAGCtgagccagaggggctgggggacccCCCCCGGGGCCGTGACAGCACCGGCCCAGGAGCCGGCTGGGGGGGTTCAGGTGAACATGCAATGAAGAGCCCTTAATGTCACTACCCTGGCACAGGGGAGGGGCACTCGGGTGCCGGGGGGCAGCGTGGGCCTGCCCCCAAGTCCTGCTAGGGGGCCATGaaatggggtgagggggcagggttTGCTTcagtctcccccagccctgctgagaacccaggagtcctgggtcccagcccttcctgctctaacccaccagcccccactcccctcccagagccggggagagaacccaggagtcctggctcccagcccttcctgctctaacccaccagcccccactcccctcccagagccggggagagaacccaggagtcctggctcccagccccgcctgctctaacccaccagcccccactcccctctgggACTGGGCAGAAAATCTGTCTCCCCCCACCATGCCCCTCCCACCCTGCGCTGTGCAAAAGCCCCCCCAGGCCCTGACACCCCGAGTCCCACAGCCCTGGAGACTTGGCACATAATCACTGCCCCGGGGCAGGGCttgcaggggagctggggggtcaccccacaccccaggaagaggggcCAAGCCCAGATCCCCGCCGGGGGGGCCCTGTTTTGTGCACAGTTTAAAATACCAAGAAAGCTCGGGGGGGTAGAGGCCCCCGGGGAGTCCAACCAGCCGCCTCACCCGGGGGTCAGACAAGGATGCTGCCCCCCTGGCCCTCAGGGGGTCGCTCCTCCTCGGAGCCTTCCTCGCCGGAGGGGGGGCCCCGCGCCTCGGCCATGCTGCCGAAGGAGGGGGTGCCGGCGGCGGAGGAGGGGCCAAGCAGTGGGGTTCGCTCCGAgtgcctctgctcctcctcctcctcctcgcccgGCGGGTGCCCCTCGCCCTCCGAGTCCGAGTCCTCGGCCGTCCGCAGCACCCGCTGCTTACACACGGGGCAGGTCTTCTTGGTGCGCGTCAGCCAGGGGTCCACGCACCGGCAGTGATAGGCTGGGGGAGCGGGACAGCAGTTACACCCCGCCACTCGGAgcggaacccaggcatccgggcggCTCCCGGCCCCCCACAACCACCAGAACCCACTCCCCTccagcagtcctggctcccagccccccctgctctgacccaccagcctccactcccctcccagagccagagagagaacccagcagtcctgcctcccagcccccccgctctaatcaccagcctccactcccctcccagagccggggagagaacccaggagtcctggctcccagccccccctgctctaaccaccagcctccactcccctcccaaagccggggagagaacccaggagtcctggctcccagcccgccctgctctaacccaccagcctccactcccctcccagagccggggagagaacccaggagtcctggctcccagccccccctgctctaacccaccagcctccactcccctcccagagccggggagagaacccaggagtcctggctcccagccccccctgctctaacccaccagcctccactcccctcccagagccggggagagaacccaggagtcctggctcccagccccccctgctctaacccaccagcctccactcccctcccagagccagggagagaacccaggagtcctggctcccagccccccgagcGCTAACCActagcctccactcccctcccagagctgaggagagaacccaggagtcctggctcccagccccccgagctctaaccaccagcccccactcccctcccagagccggggagagaacccaggagtcctcaccGTGGGCACAGGGCAGGATCCGCAGCCGGTCGCCCTCCTCGTACTCATCCAGACAGATGGCGCAGACATCATACTCATCCCCTGGCAGAGAGATGGAAAGGGGGCATTAGCCCTGAcatatgggggaaactgaggcacacagaaggGGTGGGACCAGGGCAAGCTCATACAGTGAGAGGATAaaatcccagccccctccctgctctgacccaccagcccccactcccctcccagagccagagagagaacccaggagtcctggctcccagccccccctgctctaatcagcagcccccactcccctcccagagccagggagagaacccaggagtcctggctcccagccccccctgctctgacccaccagcccccactcccctcccagagccagggagagaacccaggagtcctggggccaTGCCTAGCTGTGTACATAGGAACAATGATATGCACGGGACAACGTCTCCCTAGGGTCATGTGTTCacaggaaggtgtcttaggccaAAATTCTCCTTTCCAgccacatccccaccccagagctgggcgcatctcagcgccgggcgaggggtccccgggtaaccggccgccccgccccagaggtggctgcatctcagccccgggcgaggggtccctgggtaaccggccgccccgccccagaggtggctgcatctcagccccgggcgaggggtccctgggtaaccggccgccccgccccagaggtggctgcatctcagcgccgggcaaggggtccctgggtaaccggccgccccgccccagaggtggctgcatctcagcgccgggcgaggggtccctgggtaaccggccgccacaccccagaggtggctgcttctcagcgccgggcgaggggtccctgggtaaccggccgccccaccccagaggtggg
This portion of the Mauremys mutica isolate MM-2020 ecotype Southern unplaced genomic scaffold, ASM2049712v1 000330F_np12_obj, whole genome shotgun sequence genome encodes:
- the PFN1 gene encoding profilin-1, with protein sequence MSGWNSYIDNLMADGTCQDAAIVGYKDAPSVWAATPGKILASITPAEVNVLMSKDRSGLFVNGVTLGGQKCSVIRDSLHVDGENTMDLRTKSTGGAPTFNITACMTNKTIVLVMGKEGIHGGCVNKKCFEMASHLRRSQY